Genomic segment of Luteolibacter arcticus:
TACGGCTGCTTTCGCGCCAAATTCGCAGGAAATTACAGGTTCGCGCACAAATTGTGGTTCGTTGGGGGCCGCCCCAGAATTCTCGAGCCCCCGGTGAGGCTTTCTGAACCTCCTCAGGCAGGTGACGTTTTCGCCTCAAAAGGCACGACTAGGTCCTCGGATTCATTTTCGGATCATTGAAATTCAGCCGGCGATATAAGTAATTACCTGCACATGCTGTGGCGGGAAAGACCTTGTCGGACAAGAATCGTCCGTCAGGATCGCGGCAGGACGGATTCTCCCAACCGCCAATGACTTCCGACGACTCTCCCTCGCGGGTTCCCGTGTCCAAGCGCACGACAGATTTTGTCGAGCGTGACGTAAGATCTCACGCCATTCAGGGCCGCCGGCGGAGCGGGCACTCCTCATCCACCGGGTCAGGGGAAAGGGGCCGTGAGCGCCGGTATCGTTCCGGGCCTCAAATCAAAAAGGAATGGGTCATCGGAGCCTTGATGGGAGGCGTCTTGCTCGTGACCGTTCTTGGTCTTTGGCTGATGGGTCGCAAGCAATCGGCGGGCGGCAGGGCTATCGCGGAGGATCGTAGGGAGTCGGCTGGGCAACCGGAGAAGTGGCATGGCCCGATCCCTTCCGTCATCGCCGAGCGTTTCACGAAGGCGAAGAACCACAAGGAGCGCTTGGAATTGGTCCGGAATCCCGCGCAAGTGGGTCCCGCGATGGAGGCCTTCTTCAGGGATGGGCCAGGTGCCTCCGAGCAAATCAAAGGACTTCGTCCGCTGAGTGCCGGCTCGTCGGGAGACTTGGTTTTTGAATCCTACAGTGCCGAGCTTGCCAATGCTCCCGCCCGCTTGTTGAGCGTTACTGTCGATCCCGAAGGAGCGAAGGTCGATTTCAAGTGCTATGCCCGTCTTGGCTCGGTGCCTTGGGAGGACTTGCTCACCGGCAAAGTCACCGAGGCCGCTGAGGTCCGCGTGATACTCCAAGCTGGCGGATATTACCTCCACGAGTTCAACGATGAGCAAAAGTGGCTCCATTTCAAAGCCACCTCGCCCGACCTATCGGAGACCTTGGACTTCTACCTCGACCGCAAGCACCCGTCTGCTGGCGATCTTCAGGAATCAAAGGAATCGCTTTTTCCGGCGACCCTTTCGGTGCGCGCGGTGAATGGCAGCGAGAAGCGCCGCCAGTTCGAGATCACCGGGGTGAAGGCACTCCAGTGGGTGGAGCCCCGCTGAGATTTCAGCATGCGAACTCCTCCAGCCGCCCGGCGATCGCGGCAGGGACCACTGCGGTCACCAGGATGTCATTCTCCTCGTACTCGGTGGAGAGCACCTTGGCGTCGCGGTGAAGCATGCCGATCAGGTCCGCGCGGCGCTGCGGAATGCGATAGCGGCGGCGACGCACCCGGTCGGCCATCACTTCGGAGCACTTTTGCAAGAGTTCCGGCATGCCCAGTCCGGTCGTCGCGGAAATCTTCAAGGCATCGGGGAACAGGCGCTTCAACTCGGCCAGCCGGTCGGGATCGGACACCCGGTCGATCTTGTTGAGGACGGTGATGGTCGTCTTGTCCCCCGCGCCGAGTTCGCCAAGAACGTGGAGTGTTGTCTCGTGGAAACGCTCGATTTCCGGAGAAGTCGCATCCAGCACATGGATCAGGAAATCCGCCAGCACGGCTTCTTCCAGCGTCGCCTTGAAGGCTTCCACGAGCCGGTGGGGCAGGTTGCGGACGAAGCCGACCGTGTCCGTGATGAGTAATGGCTGGCCGTCGGGTAGCTCGATCTTGCGGGTCGTGGTATCGAGCGTGGCGAACAACATGTCTTTCGCCATGACATCGGAACCGCTGAGCTGGTTCAGGAGAGTCGATTTGCCGGCGTTGGTATAGCCCACGATCGCGGCGTGCGGCGTCTCCATCCGTTCCCGCTCCTTGCGCTGGGTCGCCCGCTGCTTGCGGACATCCTCCAACTCCCGCCGTGCGCGGTCGATACGGACATGGGCCATCCGCCGGTCCACTTCGATCTGCTTTTCCCCCATGCCGCGGGCCGCCCCCCCCCCCTGGCCACCCCCCGAACCGCCCTCCCGGTCAAGGTGTCCCCACATCCTCGCCATCCGTGGCAGGGCGTACTGCATGCGTGCGAGTTCTACCTGGAGGCGCGCTTCCTTGGTCTGGGCCCGCCGGGCGAAGATATCGAGAATGACTTCCTCCCGGTCGATCACACACAGGTCCGCCGCCCGCTCCCACTCGCGCTGCTGGGAGGGGGCGAGCTGGTTGTCGATGACGATGCAATCGCACTGATGGGCCTTGGCCAGTTCGACGATCTCGGCTGCCTTGCCGGTGCCGCAGAGGAACTTCCTGTGCATCTCCCGGCTGCGCGCCAGCACCTTCTCCACCACGCCGATTCCGAGCGTGGAGACCAGTTCGCCAAGCTCTTCTAACAGGGCCTCGGACTCTTCCTCCTCGCGTGGATCGAAATAAAGGCGCACCAGCAGGGCGCGCTCTACCAACTGGGGTTTCTCGCGGACTTCGAACATTCCGCCGCGACCTTGGCACCGTAACACCGGCCCTGCGAGGGGGAAAACGCGCCACGGGAAAACACAACGCCCGTCGTTCCGGGGAACGGCGGGCGTGGCGGGTTCGGATTTGAAATTCGGATTACAGTGCGGCCTTCAGGGCATTGAACTGTGACTTCAACTTGCCGAGTTCTTTCTCCGCCCGGGCGATCTGATCGTGCAGTGCCTGCAGCTTTGAGAGCTTCTTGCCGATCGGGCCAGCCACGGAGGCGGCGCCGGAGGTGCTGACCGTGCCACCGCCGATACCCGAGCGAATCCAGCTCGAGATGGTGAGGGGCGAGATCTTGAACTTCTTCGAGGCGGCGCTTTGACCACCGCGACCCTTCTCTGCATTCACCTTGTCGACGAAAGCAATGATGTCGGCTTTTTCTTTGGTGGTATAACGACGGCCTTTGGCGGCATTGACGTTGGAGTTGCTCATGACTCCGGAGGGTTAATCTCAATGGTGACTGGTCGCAAGACCAATGTGGATCAAGAACTCAAAAAGTTTATATATTCGTAAAACTACTACGTGGTGGATCTATGACGTCACTACCAAAATCGGACATGGGAAGGGCCGTTCTCGTTAGATGCTTCGAAGGCGTTCCTGCGGCGCTCTTGCGACCGGGTTTCAATATCGCTGCGGACCTCGATCTGACTGGATGTCGGCCTCCCTGCGGCGGTTTATCCCACGAAGGCGGGAAGATTTCAACCGTCAGCCGCTGATGACGACGTCCCGCCCTTTGCGGGAGATGAATTCAGAAACCTGATAAGTCCGACGTCCCTTCTAACAAGTTCTAGGGGTATTTGCGTATGTCGCTCCCGCGGCGGCGCAATCCATCTCCGGTGCTAAGCCGGGAATGGGTCGGATCCGGGTAACTTGATATTCGCAAAATCGGACATGTCCGTAATCCATGCGTCGGCGCCTTCTTCCACGGCCTTGCGAGCTACCACACCGCCGAAGCCGATGAATAGATCCACCTCCGGTTTCGCCTCGAGATCCGAGATGCCGTCGCCAACCATCACCACTGATTCGGGAAGGATGGCGCGCTTCCACTCGCGGATCACTTCCGGCTTGCCGCCATTGCGGGTGGTCGGGTAGCCCTCCCCGTATCCGGCATAACTGCCGTCGGCATGGAAATGGAGCGGCACTGCCTCGACATGCTCGATGCCCAAGGCATCCGCCAGCGGCCGGATCAGGGGCGCGAAGCCACCGGACAAGATGACCGGCGTCCAGCCGCGGGCCTTCAGCCGGGCAATGACTTCCGGGGCACCCGGGACGATGGTTTCAAGATAGAGCCGCGCCACGGCGTCGGCGGTCGCCAGGTCGGGCCGGATGATCTCCATGCGGCGGCCGAAGACCTCGCCGATCGGCACTTCGCCGTTCATCGCCTGATGAGTCAGATGCTCGACCATCTTGAAGACCTCGGCACCGCGGGCCCGGCCCAGCTCGTCGATGCCTTCGATGGAAGACAGGGTGGAGTCGCAGTCGAAGAAGATCAGTTTTCCGCGGCTACAGGTGGGGGGGGGGATCTCGACGATCATGCCGGGTTCGACGCGGTCGTGGAGGTCGATGATATCGGTGTTGGACAGCCGGATGCATCCACAGCTCGCGGGTGTACCGAGCTTTTCTTCCTGATTGGTCCCGTGGAAGTAGATGAAGCGGTCGAAGGTATTGGCGCTTTCAGCCTGCAGGCCGCTGATGCGGATGATACGGGTGAGGACCAGATCCTGGTCACAGGCCTCGCCGGGCTGCCATTGGCCGACGGGTTGGCGGCTTTTGAAGATGGTGCCGGCCGGTTCGCCATCGCCGATCTTTTGGACGATCACAAAACGCCCGGTAGGCGTGCGATAACTGCCCTCGGTGAAGCCCGCGCCCTTGGTCGCCGTGGAAACGAGATATTCGCGCTCCAGTTCGGCGCCGCGGTAGAGGCGGAGTCGTTGGTCGTCGATGGAAACTTCGAGGCGCAGATCGTTCATGACGGGGCTTGTAGGGCGACGAGGGAGTTCTTTCCGCCGAGCGCCGAAGCGAGTTTGAAGACCGTGGCTCCCGGGGAAAGGGCGGGGGGCGTCATGGTCAGGCGGGGGGGGCAAGTCAGGTGGGGAAGGGGTGGGGGCAGTCGGGTATCGCGAAGGAAGGCGGCGAGGATGACCATCTCAAGCAAGCCGCCGCCGCCGATGCCGTGGCCGAGGTAGGGCTTGAGCGGGCAAAGGGCGGTGCCTTCGCCGAGGGCAGCAAGAATCGCGGCGGGCTCCAAGGTGGCGTGCGAGGCGGTGCCGCTGGCATGCGGGCACAACGCGGCGGGTGGGCCGAATTTCGCGAGCGCTTGTTCTAACAGCCGGACGACTCCCGGGGCTCCCGCGGGCATGCCGATGGCGTCGGCGGCGTCGGCATTGGCGAGGTAGCCGATAAGCCGTGGGGCTCCGGGTTGCGGCGTGCGTTCCAAGGTGATCGCGGCGGCGGCCTCGGCCGGTAGGATGCCGGTGGTGGCCGGCGAGTAGGGATCGTTGACCCCGCTCTTCGACAGGATGCCGGTGGCCGCATAGCTATCCAGCAGGCAAGCCGAGAGGGGAAGATCGACGGCGACGACCAGCGCCCGCTCTGCCAGTCCGGCGGAAAGCCACAGCGCGGCCATGCCGAGGGCATCGAGCCCCGCCGCGCAGCCACTGGCCTGGACCTGCCACGGGCCGCGGATGCCTAGCTCGATGCTCACCGCAGCGGCCGGCTCGCTGTGGAGCGAATTGCTGGCCGCCATCAGCGGAAAGGCGCGGCGCTCCGGCCATGGATCGATCCAGCCCGCTGCGGTGCCGCGGCTGGTGCCGAGGAAAAGTGCCGTGTTTTCCAAGTCGTCCGCCGACCATCCGGCCTCCGCGATCGCTTGGCGTGCGACATGGAGTGCGGCCATGCTGGCGGGTGCCCATTTGCGGCTGAGCAGCAGCTTCCGTGGCCCGATCCACGAGGCAGGGAGGTCTCGGTGGGGGCTGTCGTTTCCTAACAGTTCGGAAAGCGGCCGGAAGTTGGTGCGCCCCTCCTCGATCGCACGAAAGTGAGAGGAAATATCGCCACCAAGCCCCGACAGGGCTCCGAGTCCGGTAATGGCAAGCGGCGTGTCGATGCGAGGGACTAGAACCGCAGCCGGACGATGCCAAGGAAATAGAAGCAGCCTACAAGCTGGGACGCTCCTCCTTGGGCGGTACCGGCGGAAGCTGCTTCTGAAGATCGGGAGGGAGCTGGCGGACGAGATCCGGCGGGATCTTTTCGTTGGTGGGCATTAGCTTGCCGGCATGGATCGCCGGGCCGCTTCGCGAACCGCCACCATCGGAGAGGCTGTAGGTGAGGTCGGTCGTGCCATTGAAGAACCACAGATGGCGGGGCGATTCGACAAAGATGAACCACGGGTCTGTGGGCGATGAGAGGGTCATGCCGGATGATCCCGACCCGCCGCTTGAGCCTCCGCCCGGTAGCTGTTCCATCGTGTCGATCGTCCATGAGATGGAGTTTCCACTCACCGTGACGTCCAGTTTCTGGGTGGTCCTTGCTTTGTGAGCCGACCACGTGCCTGCGGACCGGATGATCGTGCCGGCGATCAAGGTGTCGGGCGACGTTGCCACGGTGGAGGATGTGGTGGTCACTGTGGTCTTGTGGCAGCCGGCGGAAGCCGCAGCGAACGTCAGCAGAAGAAGTGCGATGCGCATCGAAGCATCTTTCCCACGAACTCCCCCACGCTGAACAGGGGAAACTGCGGAGTCATCAGAGCCACCTCGTTTTGTATCCTTTGCTCGCCCAGAGAGGGGACAAGAGGAAGACAGGAGGTCACGGAGAAAGGCAGGAGGATACGGAACAGAAGGAAGCGAAGGGAGCCGAGGCCGCCTCGCCGGGAGCGCCGGTCTTCAGACCGGCCCGAATGGTCCTTGGCAGCTGGTCTGAAGACCGGCGCTCCCGGGCCACGGAACTGCGTCGGAGACGCGGCGGGCCGGAAGTCAGGGGTCGGAGACCACCGAGGCGTAGCGCTCCCATTTGTCCTCCGACTTCCGACTTCCGACTTCCGACTTCAGACTTCCGCCACTGAAGACGAGCATCGAGGGACCATTCGGGCCGGTCTGAAGACCGGCGCTCCCGGGCAGATGCTGACCTCCATCTTCCATCCGCCTGCCATCCACGGATCCCAAAGTGAGGAAGCCCGGGCGGTGTCATTTCGAGCCGGGCCCGATCGCGTCACAGCATCTCCTCCACGAACTTCTGTTTGCTGAACAGCGAGAACTGGTCCGGCTCCTCGCCGGTGCCAAGGAAGCGGGGGGCGATGCCGAGCTGGTCGTGGATCGCCACGGCCACGCCGCCTTTGCCGGAGCCGTCCATCTTGGTGACGATCAGGCCATCGAGCGGGCAGGCCTTGTGGAATTCCTTCGCTTGCTGGAGCGCATTGGCGCCGGTGGTGGCGTCCACCACCAGCAGCGTGAGGTGCGGGGCGGTTTCGTCATTCTTGGCCAGCGTGCGTTTGATCTTGGACAGCTCCTCCATCAGATTGTGGCGGGTGTGGAGGCGGCCGGCGGTGTCGCAGATCAGATATTTCGAGCCGTCGGCGATGGCTTTCTGGTGGGCATTGAAGCACACCGACGACGGGTCGGCGTTTGGCTGGCCCTTCACGACCGGGATATTCAGCCGCTGGCCCCAGCGCTCGAGCTGCTCCACGGCGGCGGCGCGGAAGGTGTCTGCGGCGGCGAGCACGGTCGGCTGGCCGCGGCGTTGCAGCCAGTGGGCGAGCTTGGCGCAGGAAGTCGTCTTGCCCACGCCATTGATGCCCACCACGAGGAAAACGAACGGTTTTCCGTCCATCCGCGGCAGCAACGGCGGGGAATCGGCCGGCAGGCGACTGGCGACGTGGCGGCGCGCGGACTCGATCACGTCCTCGGGGGAGACCTGGCGACCGAGCCCCTGGAGCTCCTCGACGATGGTCATGGCGAGCCTTGGCCCGAGGTCGGCGGTGACCAGATCGGCCTCCAGTTCGTCCCAGTCGATTTCCGCCTTGTTCGAGAGCTTATTGTAGAGGGATTTGAAGAAGCCAGCCATGGAAAGTGGGGGCGGCTTCTAGCGGGCGGGGGCGGATGCGGCAAGCGCGGCGCGTTTTTGCAGTTGAATGCGGCCGCAGCATTGACGATGAATCGCCGCGCCCGTCACAAGACGAGGTTTTTCAATCATTATGCCCCAAGGAGGATTTAGACGAGGCGGCGGTGGCCGTCGCGGTGACCGCAATAGCCCGCGCGCCCGCAAGCTTGGACCAGACGGCGAAGAGAAGTCCGTGGAGGTCGAAGGCACGATTACCTCGGTTCTCGCTGGTACTCAGTTCCGTGTGCAACTTCAGAGCGGTCACGAAGTGCTCGCCCACATTTCCGGAAAGATGCGCAAGCGCTTCATCCGCCTGGTCGTTGGTGACCGGGTGAAAATGGAAATGTCTCCCTATGACGTGACCAAAGCACGGATCACGTTCCGGCTTGGCTGATCGCTTGGGCGGATGGGCTTACCGGACGAAATCGTCCGGGGTGTAGAGCTTCCGGTCCGGTCCGGCGCTGCGGAGTTCCATTTTCGTGGCGCTGAGCTGGTGGAAGAACCACGGGGTGCTCCACGGGTCGCAGAGTTCTCCGCTGGCGTTGACCGATGATCCGCCGGGGAGATCCAGCCGGAGCTGTTTCGCATTGTCGCCCAGCAGGGCGGAGGTGATTTCGGCATTGGTGCCGACTGGGTTGCCGCCCAAGGCCACGGCGTAGTCGCGGAGGACCGCCGGAGGGGCTCATCGACGGTTTCGGCGAGAAGCAGGTGGCGGATCTGTTCGCTTACCTGATGACGTTGAAGTGACAGAATTTCAACCGCAGATGGACGCAGAGGGACACAGATGAAAGGCAGGGATGGAAGACTTGAGTGGGACCGTGCACGGCGGAAGCTGGGACGACTTTTGCTGTCGCCGAACATCTTCAGGCATTCCGGTATTTCGGCATGTCTCTCTACCGGAATTGCCGGAGTAGCGAAGCGGGTTTGAAATTCGACGGCGGCGGATGCCTCGCTGTCGTGAAGCCCGGGGATCATGCTGACGGTTCTGATTCGTCGGTCTGAACGGGGCCTCTGGGACTACTCCAGAAACTCCAGTAAGCCTCTCTATACTGGTGTTACTGGAGTTCGCCGGATCTCCGGAAGCCGAGGCTGCTTTCTGGACTCCGCTTCTCCGGTATCTCTACCAGACCGGAGTAAAGGAGTTTGAGGGACTCAAGGCTTTGGAAGCCGCTTTCTGGTTTTGGGACGGTGCAGACGATGCGCCGAGCGTGCTGGTCCACCGCAGAAGCATCTGCAGAATGTTACGATGCGGGAACCCTCTGGTGATCCTCTGGTGTGATCACCGCCGGCAGGAAGCCGAGGCGATCGCAGCGGGATGAACGCAGATGGATCTCAGAATGGACTTCAAATCGAAGATTTGAACCGGTCCATTCCATTCCGAAAGCCCGGATCTTGAGTCGGGAACCGGAACCTTCCCGTGAATCTGCCTCCATCCCGTCCATCTGGGTTGGACTTAATCCTAGTGGAGGAGCCCTGGCTGATCGGCGCCTGCCTGGACAACTGGTCCGACCAACCAACCACACCATTCCGTGCGCCCCCCCATTTCCCATTGTTAGCTTTGCAATTTCAACGAATGAAATTCAAACCCAACCCATTCCTCTCCCCTCATTGCTCTCCTGCAGTGCGTGTGCGTGCTGCGCTCTCAGTGAGTGCCATCGCGCTGGCAGCGGCCGGCTCCTCAAACGCGGCACCCTGCGTATGGATCGGTAACACTGACGCGAGTTGGACCACCCCTGACAACTGGGACTTTACCCCCGTCAACGGCGACGATCTCATTTTCAATGCGGCCGGAACTGCGGGAACGACGTTGAACAATGACCTCACTGCGGTCACGGTGACCCTCGCCGGTATCACTTTCAATGCCCCCGCTCCGGCGTATCTCATCAGCGGAAATGCTTTCACTCTCAGCACTGGCATCACGAACAACAGCGCCGAGTTTCAGACCATCAGCGACGC
This window contains:
- the hflX gene encoding GTPase HflX — translated: MFEVREKPQLVERALLVRLYFDPREEEESEALLEELGELVSTLGIGVVEKVLARSREMHRKFLCGTGKAAEIVELAKAHQCDCIVIDNQLAPSQQREWERAADLCVIDREEVILDIFARRAQTKEARLQVELARMQYALPRMARMWGHLDREGGSGGGQGGGAARGMGEKQIEVDRRMAHVRIDRARRELEDVRKQRATQRKERERMETPHAAIVGYTNAGKSTLLNQLSGSDVMAKDMLFATLDTTTRKIELPDGQPLLITDTVGFVRNLPHRLVEAFKATLEEAVLADFLIHVLDATSPEIERFHETTLHVLGELGAGDKTTITVLNKIDRVSDPDRLAELKRLFPDALKISATTGLGMPELLQKCSEVMADRVRRRRYRIPQRRADLIGMLHRDAKVLSTEYEENDILVTAVVPAAIAGRLEEFAC
- a CDS encoding HAD-IB family phosphatase → MNDLRLEVSIDDQRLRLYRGAELEREYLVSTATKGAGFTEGSYRTPTGRFVIVQKIGDGEPAGTIFKSRQPVGQWQPGEACDQDLVLTRIIRISGLQAESANTFDRFIYFHGTNQEEKLGTPASCGCIRLSNTDIIDLHDRVEPGMIVEIPPPTCSRGKLIFFDCDSTLSSIEGIDELGRARGAEVFKMVEHLTHQAMNGEVPIGEVFGRRMEIIRPDLATADAVARLYLETIVPGAPEVIARLKARGWTPVILSGGFAPLIRPLADALGIEHVEAVPLHFHADGSYAGYGEGYPTTRNGGKPEVIREWKRAILPESVVMVGDGISDLEAKPEVDLFIGFGGVVARKAVEEGADAWITDMSDFANIKLPGSDPFPA
- a CDS encoding beta-ketoacyl synthase N-terminal-like domain-containing protein, which codes for MSSASSLPIFRSSFRRYRPRRSVPACRLLLFPWHRPAAVLVPRIDTPLAITGLGALSGLGGDISSHFRAIEEGRTNFRPLSELLGNDSPHRDLPASWIGPRKLLLSRKWAPASMAALHVARQAIAEAGWSADDLENTALFLGTSRGTAAGWIDPWPERRAFPLMAASNSLHSEPAAAVSIELGIRGPWQVQASGCAAGLDALGMAALWLSAGLAERALVVAVDLPLSACLLDSYAATGILSKSGVNDPYSPATTGILPAEAAAAITLERTPQPGAPRLIGYLANADAADAIGMPAGAPGVVRLLEQALAKFGPPAALCPHASGTASHATLEPAAILAALGEGTALCPLKPYLGHGIGGGGLLEMVILAAFLRDTRLPPPLPHLTCPPRLTMTPPALSPGATVFKLASALGGKNSLVALQAPS
- the ftsY gene encoding signal recognition particle-docking protein FtsY produces the protein MAGFFKSLYNKLSNKAEIDWDELEADLVTADLGPRLAMTIVEELQGLGRQVSPEDVIESARRHVASRLPADSPPLLPRMDGKPFVFLVVGINGVGKTTSCAKLAHWLQRRGQPTVLAAADTFRAAAVEQLERWGQRLNIPVVKGQPNADPSSVCFNAHQKAIADGSKYLICDTAGRLHTRHNLMEELSKIKRTLAKNDETAPHLTLLVVDATTGANALQQAKEFHKACPLDGLIVTKMDGSGKGGVAVAIHDQLGIAPRFLGTGEEPDQFSLFSKQKFVEEML
- the infA gene encoding translation initiation factor IF-1 — protein: MEVEGTITSVLAGTQFRVQLQSGHEVLAHISGKMRKRFIRLVVGDRVKMEMSPYDVTKARITFRLG